The genomic region AGTTGGGCGTGGAGGAGGCCGAAgatgcaaaacgggcaacggggaacatgctcggatgcatgagacgaacacgtatgcaaaagcgatgcacatgatgacatgatatgagatgcatgacatggacaaaatgcaaaacgaaaacaaaacccaaccacgagggaatatcataacttagtgccaaaaattgcaggagttggaatacaaatatggcaagttacatacggggtgttacaacactccaccactacaaaaggatctcgtcccgagatctacgattggaaaaactccggatattcgaaacagaggtggtcctcgcgttcccaggtggcttcacggtcggaatggtgtaaccacttcactttcaggaatttgatagacttgttgcgagtcttgcgctcagtttcttcaaggatagcaacgggatgctcatgataagacatgtcttcttggagatcaatctcttcgaagttgatagtgcggtcaggagtcttgaaacacttgcgaagctgagacacgtgaaacacgtcatgcacatttccaaagttggatggaagctcaagttgataggcgagatcgcctcttttgccaatgatcttgaaaggacccacgtatctaggggccagcttccctttgataccgaagcgacgagtacctttcattgaagagacgcggaggtagacatggtctccgatctcgaaaaccaagtcacgatgcttgctatcatagtaactcttctggcgcaattgcgcgggtttgagattttcacgaatgactttctatatttcttcagcctctgtgattaagccATTGCCAAGTGGCGTTCACCAGTTTCTGACAAATTAAGAGGAGTACTTAAACTGGACAGAGCAACCGGTCAcctggagcagagaggatcattcTCCCCGGATTGAGAATCCGAGTTGTTTAgccctggtggtggcacctcaagtcgATGATTATAACCTCACTAAAGTGCGTGCTTATGGACGAAGAAAGCAACATTAACATCCTATACGATGATACCTTCAGACGTATGAACCTGTCAAAAAAGCAACTCCGGCCTTCCTTAACCATTTTTCACGGGATCATTCCTGAAAAGTCTGCTTATCCTATTAGGCGGATCAAGCTGAAAGTTGCGTTTTGCACTAAGTACAACTACAAATCAGAGTTCCTCGCGTTTGAGATGGTCAAAATTAAGAGTCCATATTATGCCCTCTTTGAACAGCCGGCTTGCGCTCGCTTCATGGCCCGGCCTTGTTATgtctacctcaagctcaagatgtctggGCCAGAGGGCACTATCATCGCACGCGAGTGTGTGCGTGAGAAAGGGGACATAACTTATGCTGAGACGGCCTGCACAGCGGAGCCAATGTTGACCCGTCCGACATGAAACATTTTCAAACACTATTAAGCACGAGATAACAACGAGGCGTTCATTTTCCTTCCCAATTTCCATGTACACATATAGATAGTTGAAGCTCAACTAGAGACTGCATTTTCTCATCCCAGCTTACTGAAAAATTAGGTGCCTAATATGTAAACATGATTAAGATATGAAGGAATGGACTCAACTCTCGACTTGCCTATACACTATGACAAACTTTGGCTAACTAACCTTACAACAAGTTCAGTATTCTTGATATGCATGTAAAAACCTGGTAACGTAGTCTAGTACGAACACCGGATGATCCCTCTTGCAACAACCATGGCCCTTGAAATTACCCATCTGCAGGGTTATCCATGTCAACAGAAGAATCTGCTGTTTACTCCGGCTCTGTACAGCTGCAAGCACCCGGAGCCAGAAGCGTGAAGCTTCACCTCCGTGCATGCCGGCACAAACAAAACATCCCCTTCCTTTGCTACTCCTTCGTCAGGCATGCCATCAGCCTGGATCTCGCCCTCCCCAGTCATGACGAGGAAGATGGATGGGCCAGGCACTGGTAACATGGTAACCGATTCACCTTGAGGTAGTGAGTAGCAATCAACTTCAAACTCATCAAATGGGGGTGTGTAACGAATTACATATGGCTGCACCAGAACACCTTGCAAAATTTCGGGGAACATCTGCATGCACAAGATCAAATGTGTATTACTTAAGGGAATAGAGCATAGTGTTTTAGAGAATATTTAAGCAACATATGTAAAAGCCCCATTGGCCCGCCCATTGGATATTCCAGCCAAAGTTTCTCAATGTGATCAAACTCCAAATGTTTTCAAAAACCACTTTGAATTGCTAAATTATGTTACAAACAACCGATTTTAGCGCACTAGCATGTAACAAAATAACCAATTACAATTAAGGCCttgtttgatagcaaagtattaAAAAAACGCAGTATCAGCAAACTACAGTAATTTACCTGTAGGCATAAAATACCGTGGTTTTAACATAACAAAGTATTTTAGAGTATTGACAATACAGAGCACCTGTTTGGCTTGGCTATGGCTTGCGCAGTGCTGTAAATTTAGATGGCTAGCTGTTAGCGCTGCAAACACTACCTAGCTAGTCGTTGCATTCAACTAATCGGCCATGCAGATGCAGCTAGCTAGCATATACCTTACCGTTAGCAGGACAAGCACGTGTGGCTGGCTTCTTTACAATTTAGGATCCGTTATTCTTGGCAGCTAGCTGGGTAAGCCCTTACCATATGCGTGCATAAGAACAGGAGCATGCAAAAACTGAATGTAGCCTATGGAGAATCTACAGAGACGGCCGCAGCGGCGGCAGCGAACGCGATGGTGTGAGAGCGAGACGAGCTTGTTGTGAATAGCTAGCAACTAGCTTGTTTCTTTCGCTTGCTCTGTTTCTAAAAAAGAGGCCCATGGTTCTTTTTTTTATGCAGAGAAATTACCACAGTTTTGAGAATACTCTAGTTTTAATAACCCGGTATTTAGTGCTAGCCAAACAGGTCACAGCAAATAAAACTATGGTATCTGAAAAACTGCAGTATTTTTAGAATACTCAGaaaatactttgctatcaaacaggGCCTAACCTGCAGCAAAACATAATCAGAAACACTATTGACTGCCGATAGATGATGCTAAGCTGTATGCTGACAAAAATGAACACAATATGGCAAATAAAGAAACTGCATGCCAAAAGAATTGAAATTATAAACAGGACACTAGAGGTACAGATGAAAGGAACACAAAAAAAAGAACCTGCTTGTATGTCAGCATGGAGCAAAGAGTTTGGACATCTTTGTACTTAGGAGTCAGACCAGCACGAATTACGTTGTCTGAGGTAGCCATACATTCAACACACTCTCCTGATAGATATGCATGTGGTTCGTTGGCACCAATGTAAAGTGCTTCACCAGGGCTGAGCTTAACATAGTTAAAGAAAAATGCTGATAAAACGCCAACATCTCCTGGGTACTGCTGCTCTAGTGATAAAACTAGTTGCTCCTTCTCTGTAAAGGTTCTAATCTGAATGGGAGAAAGACATTATCAGTGCAAATAGTTGAATTACAAATACTAGGTTCTCCAAAACATATGACTTTTTTCTTCAAACAAGCAATAGCTGCATATGTATATTCCTCATGGTGTGATGATCCTGACTCAAGTAACACAAGACAGCAAGatgaaagtagcagaaaataaatCAATGTGCTGTGAGGAAAAGAACAAAGACACCAATAACAAAGATATCTTATGCTTACAATAGCTTTCAGATTATATGGTGGCTCCATGTATACAAAGTAAAACTTCAAAAGATTTTCAATTAGAAAAACTCCTCCACAGGGAACGCAGCAGTGCAGAAGTTAACAGTCTACTTACATGTATCTTAGCGAGATTTTCAACTACCTAATTTGTACTGAATACTTGGGACATGCATTATGAAATGATGTTGGTTGCCCACTACGATATAACTGAATAATTAGCTTCAGCAAGCAGTGATATCGCTTTGGTGGCTACAACCAAACGAtgattactactccctctgttccgaattacttgtcgcagatatggatgtatctagatgtattttagttctagatacatccatttctgcgacaagtaatttggaacggagggagtacctagttAGCCTGATTGTCTCATCGTTAATATTCACAACCATCAATCTTCCAAATTAAATACCCAGCTTAATACTCACAGTATCTTTTTGAGTTGAAATGAATGCTGCTTCAGTGTCTACGTTTCCATAGGTAGGATCCTAGAGCAAACTCAATTATTCCCAGACAACCATCAACTACACTAGTGCATAGTTATAGCAATCCTACTCCCACCAGGTCAGCTCCATAAATATTGGTACTTATGCATTCCTTTCAGCGCATTGAGATGTTACTCTGAAGCAGCTATCGAAATTCATGTTTACTTATTTATAGCATAGCGCATACATAGTTTATACATGCACAGTCTTTAAGGACAAGTAACAATTCAAATTCAGTTCTATTCTTCTACCTTTTCCAGGTAGTCGACGGCTATTCACAGCTACCACCTTACACCAAAGAAGAGATCGACCCAATGTTTTATTTCTGTCTTAGTGAATCCCGATTCAACACTAAAAGTATATTGACTCTTTCCCAAGACTTTTTTCTGTAAATACTGCATATTTGATTCCATCCATAAATCTACTTTCCCTCCTATGCTCTGAGTTCCAGCATCGATAAGAATTTGAGTTCTTATTGTTCTTATGTTATGGTATGAATATACCATACCAATTTGTTATGTATGGATGATGGACGAGATTCCATGGATAGAGAGCCAGTTCCAATAGACTTATGGAACGTTCCGTTCATGTGCATCCAGCAGGAATTGAACCGATAAATTTACCAATTATGAGTTGAGCGCTTTAACCATTCAGCCATGGATGCTTAACAGGGATCATCGTACATCATAAATAACTAATTTTCATATATAAAGACATATCATAGAAAAAAGAAATCAATTACTCATATTTACTAGGAGTATATTTTTTATACTGTACAGTTGGCCTAAAAAAAATTTTAGACACTGGAACTGTAAGAACCTGGAAAGcaaaaaaaaacaataaaaaattaacCAAAAGCATTTAATAGCCAAGTGTAGGTCTCAAAAAATTACTGTTTCATCTACGACAAGATTGACCTACATGACTCTGGTAGGCAGCATTCAACTATGCTTTTCCTAGACATTTCCTATGACTTCCACTTCCACCATTgtttagaaagaaaataaaaactggAGGAGCTGTTTATGGTTGGTACACAAACATGGACAAAACAATTGCAGATACTAGAGCACTAGGAAACGAAAGATACTGACATCAACCTCCCAGTGAACACAATCATAGGTAATTCAAATGAACATGAAATTGTCTATGCCAATAACCCAGCAAAGATATTTACCTTTATCTCCCCATTCAAGCGACTCTTTAATTTGGAAATTGCTGCAGCAACTGCTTCTTTGCTTGTTGCCATTAGCTTAGTAAAAGCTGATTGCAGATATGACCTTACTCCAATACCTCCATCGTGCTCTTTGGCAGTCATAAGCTTCACAACATCTTCTTTGCCAACTAACATTTGAACCTCAGGTACAGTCCTCAAAACATCCTTGAGCTCCTGGACCACAGTATGAATAAATCAGTACTTGATTCTAAAATGATCGACTGTTAATTGCTTACAGTTCCAAAAGCTCATAGTTAATATCATAGCCCACATTTTCAACAATCGAGTGTTTGCACTATCTGGAACAATGCATCCTTTTTGGAAGAATATAACCAATGCAAGATAGAATTTGAAGTATCTAAAAAGAGGCAAATTGTACTTTCTACAAAACAGGATAGTTCTAACAAAATGAACATAGCAAAGGTTTCTCTGCTCCATACTTCCCACCCTAAATGTATCTATCTAATCATTAGTCAAGAAAAGAGGAGTGCCTCTTACAATACTT from Triticum aestivum cultivar Chinese Spring chromosome 4A, IWGSC CS RefSeq v2.1, whole genome shotgun sequence harbors:
- the LOC123086117 gene encoding mannose-6-phosphate isomerase 1, with the protein product MASSSTASSSAQLGLGLGLGLGAMGGLGLLLPADREHDPELEPCSPPKGVLRLRGAVQHYEWGSRGDASLVARLAGKTEEGRPCAELWMGTHPAAPSSLASDDGGAVSLREWLARNPAALLGRAVTARWDGDLPFLFKVLSVAKPLSIQAHPDRELARALHALRPTTYRDANHKPEMAVAVTEFRALCGFVSVQELKDVLRTVPEVQMLVGKEDVVKLMTAKEHDGGIGVRSYLQSAFTKLMATSKEAVAAAISKLKSRLNGEIKIRTFTEKEQLVLSLEQQYPGDVGVLSAFFFNYVKLSPGEALYIGANEPHAYLSGECVECMATSDNVIRAGLTPKYKDVQTLCSMLTYKQMFPEILQGVLVQPYVIRYTPPFDEFEVDCYSLPQGESVTMLPVPGPSIFLVMTGEGEIQADGMPDEGVAKEGDVLFVPACTEVKLHASGSGCLQLYRAGVNSRFFC